A part of Paraliobacillus zengyii genomic DNA contains:
- the chrA gene encoding chromate efflux transporter translates to MKNKTKIATLWEILKISTRLGLTSFGGPIAHLGYFHDTYVKKEKWLNDKSYADLVALCQFLPGPASSQVGMGIGIIRGGMLGGIVSFIGFTLPSVIALILFVYFLNAFSIAESGAIQGLKIVAVAVVAHAILNMGKKLTPTLTHKLIALLALLTTLLWQTTLSQVVVILLAAFAGLFLFSNEIEEDRTLITVAISKKVAGICLVLFIGLLGVLPLLREVIGTNWIAMFDSFYRSGALVFGGGHVVLPLLEREFVPNGFLTEQQFLTGYGAAQAVPGPLFTFAAYIGAIKSGWLGGLIATVAIFLPSFLLIFGALPFWDQLRNHTKMKAAFISVNAAVVGILIAAFYQPIWRTAIITPIDFAFAAVLFSMLVYWKFPAWLIVLIGAFGGFLLNQF, encoded by the coding sequence ATTAAAAATAAAACAAAAATTGCAACCTTATGGGAAATTTTAAAAATATCAACTCGATTGGGTTTAACCTCGTTCGGTGGTCCAATTGCACATTTAGGCTATTTTCACGATACGTACGTAAAAAAGGAAAAATGGTTGAACGATAAAAGTTATGCTGATTTGGTTGCTTTATGCCAATTTCTACCTGGACCAGCAAGTAGTCAGGTTGGTATGGGAATCGGTATTATTAGAGGCGGTATGTTAGGTGGTATTGTTTCATTCATTGGTTTTACATTACCATCTGTGATAGCACTTATTCTTTTTGTTTACTTTTTGAATGCTTTTTCAATCGCAGAATCAGGAGCTATCCAAGGTTTGAAAATTGTAGCAGTCGCGGTAGTTGCACATGCTATTTTAAATATGGGGAAAAAACTAACACCTACACTCACCCATAAGTTAATTGCATTACTTGCACTTCTTACTACACTTTTATGGCAAACCACTCTATCACAAGTGGTTGTTATCCTATTAGCAGCTTTTGCTGGCCTTTTTTTATTTAGTAATGAAATAGAAGAAGATAGAACATTGATTACTGTTGCCATTTCAAAAAAAGTTGCAGGCATTTGTCTTGTACTATTTATCGGATTGTTAGGTGTCTTACCGTTACTTCGCGAAGTAATTGGAACCAATTGGATTGCAATGTTCGATAGTTTTTATAGATCCGGAGCGCTAGTCTTTGGTGGTGGACATGTTGTATTGCCTTTATTAGAAAGAGAATTTGTACCCAATGGATTTTTAACAGAACAACAATTCTTAACTGGATATGGTGCTGCACAAGCTGTACCTGGTCCGTTGTTCACGTTTGCTGCATATATTGGGGCTATAAAATCAGGTTGGTTAGGAGGCTTGATCGCAACAGTTGCTATTTTCTTGCCATCATTCTTATTAATATTCGGAGCATTGCCTTTCTGGGATCAACTACGCAATCACACTAAAATGAAAGCAGCATTTATAAGTGTTAATGCTGCTGTTGTCGGCATTTTAATTGCTGCATTTTATCAACCAATTTGGAGAACTGCGATTATTACCCCTATTGATTTTGCATTTGCTGCAGTTTTATTCAGTATGTTAGTATATTGGAAATTTCCCGCTTGGTTGATTGTATTAATTGGGGCTTTTGGCGGTTTTCTTTTAAATCAATTTTAA
- a CDS encoding metal ABC transporter solute-binding protein, Zn/Mn family encodes MKLLMRFTLFMLVGGLLVACGSEEQAESESEAVSGTDSEEEKLQIYTTLYPLEYFANEIGGSYVEVTSILPAGADAHTYEPTSKTMVDIATADLFIYNGADLEAYAEKIQQALIDEDVEMVEAAEGLDLLNYEHEHEEESEEHAHDEEESEEHTYEEEEAESTEDDGHDHGDVDPHVWLDPMLSVSLAENIKEELVAKMPEQEETFEANYQDLVSRLESLDSNFHDTIEGYDQNEILVSHAAYGYWEKAYGIEQLAISGITSSDEPSQKELENIIEEVEENDIHYLFFEQNITPKVATVIQQETGVESLELHNLSVLTEEDIDNSEDYFTLMERNLKAIETALAE; translated from the coding sequence ATGAAATTATTAATGCGATTTACATTATTTATGTTAGTTGGTGGACTATTGGTAGCTTGTGGTAGTGAGGAACAAGCGGAGTCTGAGTCAGAAGCAGTATCTGGAACCGATTCAGAAGAGGAAAAACTACAAATTTATACGACCTTATATCCATTAGAATATTTTGCAAACGAAATTGGTGGCTCATATGTTGAAGTAACTTCTATCTTACCCGCTGGAGCAGACGCACATACATATGAACCAACATCGAAAACAATGGTTGATATTGCAACAGCAGATTTATTTATTTACAATGGTGCTGATTTAGAGGCATACGCTGAAAAGATTCAACAAGCTTTAATTGATGAAGATGTAGAAATGGTTGAAGCTGCAGAAGGTTTAGATCTATTAAACTACGAACACGAACATGAAGAAGAAAGCGAAGAACACGCGCACGATGAAGAAGAAAGTGAAGAGCATACATACGAAGAGGAAGAAGCAGAAAGTACAGAGGATGATGGTCACGATCACGGAGATGTTGATCCACACGTATGGCTAGACCCAATGCTTTCCGTTTCGCTGGCAGAAAACATTAAAGAAGAATTAGTAGCAAAAATGCCAGAACAAGAAGAAACTTTTGAAGCGAATTATCAAGACTTAGTTTCAAGATTGGAAAGTTTAGATAGTAATTTCCATGACACGATTGAAGGTTATGATCAAAATGAAATTTTAGTCTCACATGCAGCTTACGGATATTGGGAAAAGGCATATGGAATCGAACAATTGGCGATTTCTGGTATAACTTCTTCAGATGAACCATCACAAAAGGAATTAGAGAATATCATTGAGGAAGTTGAAGAAAATGACATTCACTATTTGTTTTTTGAGCAAAATATCACACCAAAAGTAGCAACTGTTATCCAACAAGAAACTGGTGTTGAGTCATTAGAATTGCATAATCTTTCTGTATTAACTGAGGAAGATATAGATAATAGTGAAGATTACTTTACATTAATGGAACGGAATTTAAAAGCAATTGAAACAGCGTTAGCTGAATAA
- a CDS encoding DUF5317 domain-containing protein encodes MVYDGILFAIIVGFIRKGNLKFLTEPLFRWGWIFPIILIIQILVFNFQNQLPILGEWSNTIFIFVYIVGLFFLWLNRKNAGFNLIMIGVLLNFIVMAINGGRMPVSEEASTILDPMYMEAIKNGFYGKHALLTESTRLAFLGDIIPITSPYPRDQVISIGDVIMNIGIFFFIQDKMLKDKPTEEEIISMQLKGGEIK; translated from the coding sequence ATGGTATATGATGGTATTTTATTTGCTATAATTGTTGGATTTATCCGAAAAGGTAATTTAAAGTTTTTAACAGAGCCTTTATTTCGTTGGGGATGGATTTTTCCGATTATCTTAATCATTCAAATTTTAGTTTTTAATTTTCAAAACCAATTACCTATTCTAGGTGAATGGAGCAACACAATATTTATCTTTGTTTATATAGTTGGTTTGTTCTTCCTTTGGCTTAACCGAAAAAATGCCGGTTTTAATCTAATAATGATTGGTGTGTTATTAAATTTCATTGTTATGGCCATAAATGGTGGGCGCATGCCAGTTTCTGAAGAGGCTTCTACAATATTAGATCCAATGTATATGGAAGCAATTAAAAATGGATTCTATGGAAAGCATGCGCTTTTAACAGAATCTACTAGACTAGCATTTTTGGGTGATATTATTCCTATCACATCACCTTATCCAAGAGATCAAGTTATTAGTATTGGTGATGTCATTATGAATATTGGTATTTTCTTCTTTATTCAAGATAAAATGTTGAAGGACAAGCCAACAGAAGAGGAAATTATCTCAATGCAACTTAAAGGAGGTGAAATCAAATGA
- a CDS encoding diguanylate cyclase, whose translation MVGDIGFQSLYDWIMGYALIGVTLLLFKYVIVLPPKGNSLSMDTAIFLACLFLFGIEFSLNVLLFSSLIYSFYEKRINWSKHLFNFSAYTIMLISTYYVFLFFNGTIGSINFINLFAYLASFLIYFFVNSLIISTYFWISDKKSLIGVLDGMLKGTLESYVVTLVLSLVLGYLMDSSGVFGLALFAVISILLSIVFKQYFSLYESVKTKANMDHLTGLYNHGYFKEILNEKFEEMKQITINKPLSMAMLDIDDFKIFNDSNGHMKGDHVLTLFGEILIEKCKEKDYVVARYGGEEFVILMPETTENQANDFIECIRKELNNTYVDGVERLPYGCLSFSAGIIEWNIEMYNPTEFLTHADQAMYYAKEQGKNNTHIYGHEFEPLEITASLEELEQQLKLLLAKDIYTYRHSKRVFKFAVEFGKYLLLNEQDKKILSLGALVHDIGKLEVPREIINKTGKLTAEEWNTVKQHVTWGREIIQVDKKNASLVPLVELHHERFDGKGYPYGKKAEEIPKLARILCVIDSFDAMTTERPYQKTKSYNDALDELRDCAGTQFDPFYATAFIDYFNKEYMQVEEDITTI comes from the coding sequence ATGGTAGGAGATATTGGCTTTCAATCGCTCTATGATTGGATTATGGGATACGCCTTGATTGGTGTTACTTTGCTTCTTTTTAAGTATGTTATTGTTTTACCACCAAAAGGAAATTCATTATCTATGGATACTGCAATATTTCTGGCTTGCCTTTTTCTATTTGGTATTGAATTTTCTTTAAATGTGTTGTTATTTAGTAGTTTAATATATTCTTTCTATGAAAAACGAATAAATTGGAGTAAACATCTATTTAATTTCTCAGCGTATACTATTATGTTAATAAGCACTTATTATGTATTTTTATTTTTTAATGGTACTATTGGTTCAATAAACTTCATTAATTTATTTGCATACTTAGCGTCATTTTTGATTTACTTTTTCGTGAATTCATTAATAATATCGACGTACTTTTGGATATCTGATAAAAAGAGTTTAATAGGTGTATTAGATGGCATGTTAAAGGGTACTTTAGAAAGTTATGTTGTCACACTAGTATTATCTTTAGTATTAGGATATTTAATGGATTCTTCAGGGGTTTTTGGGTTGGCGTTATTTGCAGTTATATCAATATTGTTATCGATTGTTTTCAAGCAATATTTCTCTCTTTACGAGTCAGTAAAAACCAAGGCAAATATGGATCACTTAACGGGTCTTTATAACCATGGCTATTTTAAAGAAATACTAAATGAAAAGTTTGAGGAAATGAAACAGATTACTATCAACAAACCGTTATCTATGGCTATGTTGGATATTGATGATTTTAAGATATTTAATGATAGTAATGGACATATGAAGGGTGATCATGTATTAACTTTATTTGGCGAAATATTGATAGAAAAATGTAAAGAGAAAGATTATGTAGTGGCAAGGTATGGTGGGGAAGAATTTGTGATTTTAATGCCCGAAACGACAGAAAACCAGGCTAATGATTTTATTGAGTGCATTAGAAAAGAATTAAATAATACATATGTAGATGGAGTAGAAAGGTTACCATACGGATGTTTATCATTCTCAGCTGGTATTATAGAGTGGAATATAGAAATGTATAATCCGACTGAATTTTTAACGCATGCAGATCAGGCGATGTATTATGCAAAAGAACAAGGAAAAAACAATACACACATATACGGTCACGAATTTGAGCCATTGGAAATTACAGCTTCTTTAGAAGAATTGGAACAGCAGTTAAAATTACTATTAGCAAAAGATATCTATACATATAGACATAGTAAACGTGTATTTAAGTTTGCAGTAGAGTTTGGTAAATATCTATTACTTAATGAGCAAGATAAAAAGATACTTTCCCTAGGGGCACTTGTTCATGATATAGGAAAACTTGAGGTACCTAGAGAAATTATTAATAAAACTGGTAAATTAACAGCTGAAGAATGGAATACTGTGAAACAACATGTTACATGGGGAAGAGAAATTATACAAGTTGATAAAAAAAATGCATCATTAGTACCTTTAGTTGAATTGCACCATGAGCGATTTGATGGAAAAGGTTATCCATATGGTAAAAAAGCTGAAGAAATACCTAAGTTAGCTAGGATATTATGTGTTATTGACTCATTTGATGCCATGACTACTGAAAGACCTTATCAAAAGACGAAATCATATAATGATGCATTAGATGAATTACGTGATTGCGCAGGAACTCAATTCGATCCATTTTATGCTACAGCTTTTATAGATTATTTTAATAAAGAGTATATGCAGGTTGAGGAAGATATAACTACTATATAA
- the qoxA gene encoding cytochrome aa3 quinol oxidase subunit II — protein sequence MKRIRTIFYITAILLATLTLTGCESTLTVFDPQGPVARNLTELIIFSIIFMLLIVIVVFVLFGFIVWKYRAKPENEDYEPPHEEGSTALEITWFLIPVLIVVALTIPTIITISDVEDIPEGYDDQEPLVIHVTSADWKWIFSYPEQDIETVNYVNIPADRPIQFKMTSAGTMQSFWVPSLAGQKYTMANMQTQLYLVADRPGEYIGRNTNFNGEGYAHMSFEVVAESAEDFNEWVSDVKNTANVLTEDEYREILTPSIIGRKTYNETHLQWIDHAHGGSEEYINPEDYETHLYEQEGEIDEEDSDVSITDTETDEEQDESESEQSNEEMDMDESEHEGHDGH from the coding sequence ATGAAGCGTATTCGTACTATATTTTATATCACGGCAATACTATTAGCTACATTAACGTTAACTGGTTGTGAATCAACGCTTACGGTTTTTGATCCACAAGGACCAGTGGCACGAAATTTAACTGAATTAATTATATTCTCTATTATTTTCATGCTATTAATTGTTATAGTAGTATTCGTTTTATTTGGTTTCATTGTTTGGAAGTATCGTGCAAAACCAGAAAATGAAGATTATGAACCTCCACATGAGGAGGGAAGTACAGCGTTAGAAATCACATGGTTCTTAATTCCTGTGTTGATCGTTGTTGCTTTAACTATACCAACTATAATTACAATTTCAGATGTTGAAGATATTCCAGAGGGTTATGATGATCAAGAACCTCTAGTTATTCACGTTACTTCTGCAGACTGGAAATGGATTTTTAGCTATCCAGAGCAAGATATTGAAACAGTAAATTATGTTAATATTCCTGCTGATCGCCCTATTCAATTTAAAATGACATCTGCTGGAACAATGCAATCGTTTTGGGTTCCGTCTCTTGCAGGCCAGAAGTATACAATGGCTAACATGCAGACACAACTGTATCTAGTAGCTGATCGTCCAGGTGAATATATTGGAAGAAACACAAACTTTAACGGTGAAGGTTATGCACATATGTCTTTTGAAGTTGTTGCGGAATCAGCAGAAGACTTTAATGAATGGGTTTCTGATGTAAAAAACACGGCAAATGTCTTAACGGAAGATGAATATCGAGAAATTCTTACGCCAAGTATTATTGGACGTAAGACATATAATGAAACACATCTACAATGGATTGACCACGCACATGGTGGTTCAGAAGAATACATTAATCCAGAAGATTATGAAACACATCTTTATGAACAAGAAGGCGAGATAGATGAAGAAGATTCGGACGTATCTATTACAGATACTGAGACTGACGAAGAGCAAGATGAGTCTGAATCAGAACAAAGTAATGAAGAAATGGATATGGATGAATCAGAACATGAAGGACATGATGGACATTAA
- the qoxB gene encoding cytochrome aa3 quinol oxidase subunit I: MKLDEFFVTGDPIIFLSQIAIGLTIIGLVALISYLKKWKYLWQEWFTTVDHKKIGIMYIIAGVLMFFRGGVDGLMMRAQTSRPGLELLDGQHYDEIFTTHGVVMILFMAMPLLIGIMNVVLPLQIGARDVAFPKLNALSFWLFFGAAMLFNISFVIGGSPDAGWTNYFPLAGVEFSPDIGNNFYAIALQIAGIGTLATGINFIVTILKMRAPGMTLMKMPMFTWTSLVTSVLIVAAFPILTIALLMMTLDRMFGAHFFTVAAGGDPMLWLNLFWLWGHPEVYIVVLPAFGMYSEIIATFSRKNLFGYKTMVISIVAIAFLSMLVWVHHFYTMGNSAAVNSVFSVTTMMIAIPTGVKIFNWLFTMRKGRIQFTNAMMWSLAFIPCFTIGGVTGVMLAMAAADYQYHNTMFLVAHFHYVLIPGVVFAVFAGLYYWWPKMFGFTLNERIGKWHFWLFVIGFNMTFMPMFFVGLDGMSRRMYTYSESTGWAPYLGFSAIGSLVLAAGFAALVYNIYWSFRYASRDIGGDPWDARTLEWDTASPVQEYNFAVTPEVTELDQFWKNKKEGKNKLKKEEIKDIHMPSNSGIPIIMSVAFGIVGFFLIFEWFTLAAIFSIAIIAGLIASSFDYDDGYHIPAKKVLETERKWRGDL, translated from the coding sequence ATGAAATTAGATGAATTTTTTGTAACTGGTGATCCGATTATTTTCTTATCCCAAATTGCGATTGGTTTAACAATTATCGGATTGGTTGCACTTATTAGTTATTTAAAAAAATGGAAGTATCTTTGGCAAGAGTGGTTTACTACAGTAGATCATAAGAAAATCGGAATAATGTATATTATTGCCGGTGTGTTAATGTTTTTCCGTGGTGGAGTAGATGGTCTGATGATGCGTGCACAAACATCACGGCCTGGATTGGAACTTTTAGACGGACAGCATTATGATGAGATATTTACAACACATGGTGTCGTAATGATTCTATTCATGGCTATGCCTCTACTGATCGGTATTATGAACGTGGTTCTACCTTTACAAATTGGAGCGCGTGACGTTGCATTCCCGAAATTAAATGCTTTAAGTTTTTGGTTGTTTTTCGGTGCTGCAATGTTATTTAATATTTCTTTTGTAATTGGTGGTTCTCCCGATGCAGGTTGGACAAATTACTTTCCGTTAGCAGGTGTGGAATTCTCACCTGACATAGGAAATAACTTCTATGCAATTGCACTGCAAATTGCTGGTATTGGAACACTTGCAACTGGAATTAACTTTATTGTAACGATTCTTAAAATGAGAGCTCCAGGAATGACATTGATGAAGATGCCTATGTTTACGTGGACTTCATTAGTTACATCGGTTTTAATTGTAGCTGCATTTCCGATTTTAACGATCGCTTTATTAATGATGACACTTGATAGAATGTTTGGGGCTCATTTCTTTACAGTAGCAGCTGGAGGAGACCCAATGCTATGGTTAAATCTATTCTGGCTTTGGGGACATCCTGAAGTGTATATAGTAGTTTTACCTGCGTTTGGTATGTATTCAGAAATTATTGCAACTTTCTCAAGAAAGAACTTGTTTGGTTATAAAACAATGGTAATTTCTATTGTAGCTATTGCATTTTTAAGTATGCTAGTTTGGGTACACCATTTCTATACAATGGGTAATAGTGCAGCAGTAAACTCAGTCTTTTCGGTAACAACGATGATGATTGCGATCCCTACTGGTGTCAAAATATTTAACTGGCTATTCACGATGAGGAAGGGCCGAATCCAATTTACCAACGCGATGATGTGGTCGCTAGCATTTATTCCTTGTTTCACTATTGGTGGGGTAACTGGTGTTATGTTAGCAATGGCAGCGGCTGATTATCAGTATCACAACACAATGTTCTTAGTGGCACACTTTCACTATGTATTAATTCCTGGTGTTGTATTCGCAGTATTTGCTGGTTTATATTATTGGTGGCCAAAAATGTTTGGATTCACTTTGAATGAAAGAATTGGTAAATGGCATTTCTGGTTATTTGTAATTGGATTTAACATGACATTTATGCCAATGTTCTTTGTTGGATTAGATGGAATGTCACGTCGTATGTACACTTATTCAGAGAGTACAGGTTGGGCACCGTATTTAGGATTCTCAGCTATTGGCTCTTTAGTGCTAGCAGCAGGTTTTGCTGCCTTAGTTTATAACATTTATTGGAGTTTCCGTTATGCATCGCGTGATATCGGAGGAGATCCTTGGGATGCGCGTACCCTAGAATGGGATACAGCATCACCTGTTCAAGAATATAACTTTGCTGTAACGCCTGAAGTAACTGAATTAGATCAGTTTTGGAAAAATAAAAAAGAAGGCAAGAACAAGCTGAAGAAAGAGGAGATAAAAGATATTCATATGCCAAGTAACTCAGGAATTCCAATTATCATGAGTGTGGCATTTGGTATTGTCGGTTTCTTCTTAATATTTGAATGGTTTACCTTAGCAGCTATTTTCTCTATTGCGATAATTGCTGGTTTGATTGCTAGTTCATTTGATTATGATGACGGTTATCATATCCCAGCTAAAAAGGTATTAGAAACAGAACGTAAGTGGAGAGGTGATCTATAA
- the qoxC gene encoding cytochrome aa3 quinol oxidase subunit III produces MASQTSTPLEYSTHQNEMNILGFWLFLGAEIVLFATLFAGYFVLEGGTADGPTLAEIFVLNDVLIETFLLLTSSFTMGLALHQMRHNNLKGMLIFTVITLLLGAGFMYMEINEFIHYVHEGATLQTSAFTSAFFTLLGTHGAHVSFGIVWITMLIIQLVQRGITPVTSRKFFIASLYWHFLDVVWIFILTFVYLRGVLM; encoded by the coding sequence ATGGCATCACAAACATCAACACCGTTAGAGTATAGTACGCATCAAAATGAAATGAATATTTTAGGTTTTTGGTTATTCCTAGGTGCAGAGATTGTCTTGTTTGCTACTCTATTTGCTGGCTACTTTGTATTAGAAGGTGGCACAGCTGATGGACCAACATTAGCTGAAATCTTTGTCTTAAATGACGTATTAATTGAAACCTTTTTACTTTTAACAAGTAGTTTCACAATGGGATTGGCGCTGCATCAAATGCGTCATAACAACCTTAAGGGGATGCTCATTTTTACTGTGATTACCTTGTTACTTGGAGCTGGCTTCATGTATATGGAAATTAATGAGTTCATTCATTATGTGCATGAAGGTGCGACGTTGCAAACAAGTGCATTTACATCTGCTTTCTTTACCTTATTAGGTACACACGGGGCACACGTATCGTTTGGTATTGTTTGGATCACGATGTTAATCATTCAATTGGTTCAAAGAGGTATTACACCAGTGACTTCTCGTAAATTCTTTATAGCAAGTCTATATTGGCACTTTTTAGATGTTGTTTGGATCTTCATCCTTACCTTTGTCTATTTGAGAGGAGTGTTGATGTAA
- the qoxD gene encoding cytochrome aa3 quinol oxidase subunit IV → MKKQTLFPMNHVVGFVLSIVLTVAAVLVVYETTFAASVKMVIIGILAIFQALVQLIMFMHVTEGKSGGINIINVAFAIFMALVIVAGSIWVLTTGHAAH, encoded by the coding sequence ATGAAAAAACAAACTTTATTTCCGATGAATCACGTAGTTGGTTTTGTTTTGTCAATTGTATTAACAGTCGCAGCAGTATTAGTTGTTTATGAAACTACTTTTGCAGCATCGGTTAAGATGGTCATTATCGGTATTTTAGCTATTTTTCAAGCCTTAGTTCAGCTAATTATGTTTATGCATGTTACTGAAGGTAAATCAGGTGGTATTAACATTATTAATGTTGCATTTGCTATTTTCATGGCGCTTGTTATCGTAGCAGGTTCAATATGGGTCTTAACTACTGGACATGCAGCACATTAA
- a CDS encoding MGMT family protein, with protein MEDFTQVIIDIIRNIPEGKVMSYGQIARVAGNPRAARQVSRILHSMSKKYKLPWHRVINSKGEISLQGEGYASQKWLLEQEGILFHKTSKIDLTVYQHQMEEKM; from the coding sequence ATGGAAGACTTCACACAGGTTATTATTGATATCATTCGAAATATACCAGAAGGAAAAGTTATGTCTTATGGTCAAATAGCACGTGTAGCAGGAAATCCAAGAGCGGCAAGACAAGTATCCCGTATTTTACATAGTATGAGCAAGAAGTACAAATTACCTTGGCACCGTGTGATAAATAGTAAAGGTGAAATTAGTTTGCAAGGAGAAGGTTATGCATCACAAAAGTGGTTACTTGAACAAGAAGGTATTCTATTTCATAAAACATCTAAAATTGACTTAACTGTCTATCAGCATCAGATGGAAGAAAAGATGTAA
- a CDS encoding trans-sulfuration enzyme family protein, which yields MGQQFDTKSVHLALKNKNVIDSKVTPIYQTTAFKFSDLDDLEGFYQGEKDYLYSRVGNPNTDELGSAVAQLESAPKGLATSSGLSAILVGILAIAKSGDHILASTDIYGGTYQLLAHELADFGIEVTFVNFEKVDELEQHIRENTKLLYSESVTNPLLRVEDITSLVKLAKKNDIFTMIDNTFATPYLCRPYTDGVNLVVHSATKYLGGHSDVTAGVLVGDVDLIDKAKSKVVNIGTNLSPFEAWLACRGIKTLSVRMERHVKNAQALADALAKNNAVTKVYYPKNVATNGNGAIVSIDVTGNCDINKFFQSLDWVKIVPTLAGVETSVSYPLTTSHRALPKESQDELGITEGLVRISVGIEDAADIIDVFEQAIKVSKL from the coding sequence GTGGGTCAACAATTCGATACAAAGTCCGTGCATTTAGCTTTAAAAAATAAGAACGTTATAGATAGCAAAGTAACACCAATTTATCAAACAACAGCTTTTAAGTTTTCCGATTTAGATGATTTAGAGGGTTTTTATCAGGGGGAAAAAGACTATTTGTATTCAAGAGTGGGTAATCCGAATACTGATGAACTTGGATCTGCTGTTGCCCAATTAGAAAGTGCACCTAAAGGGCTTGCAACTTCTTCTGGTCTTTCAGCTATTTTAGTCGGAATTTTAGCTATCGCTAAATCAGGGGATCATATTTTAGCATCTACAGATATTTACGGTGGGACTTATCAGTTGTTAGCACATGAATTAGCTGATTTTGGGATAGAAGTTACCTTTGTTAATTTTGAAAAGGTTGATGAGTTGGAACAACATATCCGTGAGAATACGAAGCTATTATATTCCGAGTCTGTAACAAATCCATTACTTCGTGTTGAAGATATAACGTCTCTTGTTAAGCTCGCTAAAAAGAATGATATATTTACCATGATTGATAATACATTTGCTACACCCTATTTATGTCGTCCATATACAGATGGAGTTAACTTAGTTGTACATAGTGCGACTAAATATTTAGGCGGTCATAGCGATGTAACAGCAGGAGTACTTGTTGGTGATGTAGATTTAATTGATAAGGCCAAATCAAAGGTCGTGAATATCGGTACGAACTTAAGTCCGTTTGAGGCTTGGTTAGCATGTCGTGGTATTAAAACACTTAGCGTACGAATGGAACGGCATGTAAAAAATGCACAGGCATTAGCTGATGCATTAGCTAAGAATAATGCTGTTACTAAAGTTTATTATCCTAAAAATGTTGCTACTAATGGAAATGGAGCAATTGTTTCTATTGATGTTACAGGTAATTGTGATATTAATAAGTTCTTTCAATCATTAGATTGGGTAAAGATTGTGCCAACTTTAGCGGGTGTAGAAACATCGGTTTCTTATCCATTGACCACATCTCATCGCGCTTTACCTAAAGAATCACAGGATGAGTTAGGTATCACAGAGGGACTAGTTCGTATATCTGTTGGTATTGAGGATGCAGCAGATATTATTGATGTATTTGAACAAGCAATTAAAGTCTCAAAATTATAA
- a CDS encoding (S)-benzoin forming benzil reductase produces MKYAVITGTSRGLGASLAKLCIEQGMHVFGISRKMDSKLKKMTESSPGTYEHHACNLANAEQVEKVFSTIAEQLFKRKTAYVYLIHNAGVVNPIDTSDKHTMEAINSHMHVNLIAPMITTSLFLNKAQKTDIPLIIATVTSGAADRSVYGWSAYSASKAGLNRFTESVALEQAQLKTKNKVILFDPSIMDTEMQSEIRLSSKEAFQDVEQFKQYKTENQLRNTDAVAEVLTSILFKPEQVINGKYYSVKDFL; encoded by the coding sequence ATGAAATATGCAGTTATAACAGGTACTTCAAGAGGCTTAGGAGCGTCCCTCGCTAAACTATGTATTGAACAAGGAATGCATGTATTTGGGATTTCTAGAAAAATGGATAGTAAATTAAAGAAAATGACTGAAAGTTCACCAGGAACGTATGAACACCATGCATGTAATTTAGCAAATGCAGAACAAGTAGAAAAAGTGTTTTCAACAATTGCGGAACAGCTATTTAAAAGAAAGACTGCCTACGTATACCTTATTCATAACGCAGGAGTAGTTAATCCTATTGACACTTCTGATAAACACACAATGGAAGCTATAAATTCCCATATGCATGTTAATTTAATTGCACCGATGATAACGACTAGTTTATTTTTAAATAAAGCCCAAAAAACAGATATTCCACTAATTATTGCTACTGTTACATCTGGTGCAGCAGATCGCTCCGTCTATGGCTGGAGCGCATACAGTGCAAGTAAAGCAGGATTAAATCGTTTTACGGAATCTGTCGCATTAGAACAAGCACAATTGAAAACGAAAAATAAAGTCATTTTATTTGATCCTAGTATTATGGATACAGAAATGCAAAGCGAAATCCGTTTATCAAGTAAAGAAGCATTTCAAGATGTTGAACAGTTTAAGCAATATAAAACCGAAAATCAATTAAGAAATACTGATGCAGTTGCAGAAGTTCTAACTTCGATCTTATTTAAACCAGAACAAGTAATCAATGGTAAATATTATAGTGTAAAAGACTTCCTTTGA